One genomic segment of Desertifilum tharense IPPAS B-1220 includes these proteins:
- a CDS encoding aldo/keto reductase codes for MQTLKLPNGDAIPVLGMGTWQMGESGKNRQSEVKALQYGLDLGLSLIDTAEMYGEGGAEEVIAEAIASRRSDVFLVSKVYPHNASKRGAIAACERSLQRLKTDYLDLYLLHWRGSIPLSETLEAFATLQQAGKIRSYGVSNFDLQDMQAAIGLENGSQIATNQVLYNLTRRGIEWDLLPWCRQHSIPVMAYSPIEQGRMLNHRTLNQLAEARGVSAAQIAIAWLLHQDNVIVIPKASRINHVEQNYNALTLQLSPEELATLDSAFPPPSQPTPLEML; via the coding sequence ATGCAAACGCTGAAACTTCCCAATGGTGATGCAATTCCTGTCTTGGGTATGGGAACGTGGCAGATGGGGGAAAGTGGGAAAAATCGGCAAAGCGAGGTGAAGGCTTTGCAGTATGGCCTCGACTTGGGTTTATCGTTAATTGATACAGCAGAAATGTACGGGGAGGGGGGTGCAGAGGAAGTCATTGCTGAGGCGATCGCATCTCGTCGTTCTGATGTGTTTCTGGTCAGCAAAGTCTATCCCCATAATGCCTCAAAACGGGGCGCGATCGCAGCCTGCGAGCGGAGTTTGCAACGGTTAAAAACAGATTACCTGGATCTTTACCTTTTGCACTGGCGAGGTTCTATTCCCCTTTCGGAAACCTTAGAAGCCTTTGCAACCCTACAACAGGCGGGTAAAATTCGCAGCTATGGCGTCAGTAATTTTGACCTTCAGGATATGCAAGCCGCCATTGGGTTAGAGAATGGATCGCAAATTGCCACTAACCAAGTTCTCTACAACCTAACGCGCCGGGGGATAGAGTGGGATTTGCTTCCCTGGTGTCGCCAGCACAGCATCCCAGTGATGGCTTATTCTCCCATTGAACAAGGCCGGATGCTGAATCATCGTACCCTCAATCAACTGGCAGAGGCGAGAGGGGTAAGTGCAGCACAAATTGCGATCGCCTGGTTGCTCCACCAAGATAATGTAATTGTTATCCCCAAAGCCAGCCGCATCAACCATGTAGAGCAAAATTATAACGCTCTAACTCTGCAATTAAGCCCTGAAGAATTAGCAACCCTCGACAGCGCCTTTCCTCCCCCCAGTCAACCCACCCCCCTAGAAATGCTCTAG
- a CDS encoding Precorrin-3B methylase — protein MAKPEKPLTGEALVKEVCRRIRVARSYWDAHNNAACRGERERALALYNTLTKEQKDKIPQQLRVWLRYRSEKYFGAHRTPPKSKGKAK, from the coding sequence ATGGCAAAACCAGAAAAACCCCTCACCGGAGAAGCGCTAGTTAAAGAAGTCTGTCGGCGAATTCGGGTAGCGCGCAGCTACTGGGATGCTCATAATAATGCCGCCTGTCGCGGAGAAAGGGAGCGTGCCTTAGCGCTTTACAATACCCTAACGAAAGAACAAAAAGACAAGATTCCCCAACAGTTGCGGGTGTGGCTTCGCTATCGCAGCGAAAAATACTTCGGCGCACACCGTACCCCACCCAAGTCTAAAGGG